A window of Leclercia adecarboxylata contains these coding sequences:
- a CDS encoding alternative ribosome-rescue factor A has protein sequence MSHYQHKKGQINDNAIEALLHDPLFRQRVEKNKKGKGSYMRKTKHAKRGNWEASGKQADRFLTTGLLASRGSQSAVVLRFQQVTNFSKQYFFF, from the coding sequence ATGAGCCATTATCAGCACAAAAAAGGTCAGATTAACGACAATGCCATCGAAGCACTATTACACGATCCTTTATTCAGACAGCGAGTCGAGAAAAACAAGAAAGGGAAAGGAAGTTATATGCGTAAAACTAAACATGCAAAACGGGGTAACTGGGAGGCCAGTGGCAAGCAAGCAGATCGCTTTCTTACCACTGGCCTTCTTGCTTCAAGAGGATCACAAAGTGCGGTTGTTCTGCGCTTTCAGCAAGTCACGAATTTCAGTAAGCAGTACTTCTTCTTTTGA
- the rplQ gene encoding 50S ribosomal protein L17 — protein MRHRKSGRQLNRNSSHRQAMFRNMAGSLVRHEIIKTTLPKAKELRRVVEPLITLAKTDSVANRRLAFARTRDNEIVAKLFNELGPRFASRAGGYTRILKCGFRAGDNAPMAYIELVDRSEKAEAAAE, from the coding sequence ATGCGCCATCGTAAGAGTGGTCGTCAACTGAACCGCAACAGCAGCCATCGCCAGGCTATGTTCCGCAACATGGCAGGTTCACTGGTTCGTCATGAAATCATCAAGACGACCCTGCCTAAAGCGAAAGAGCTGCGTCGCGTAGTTGAGCCGCTGATTACTCTTGCCAAGACTGACAGCGTTGCTAATCGTCGTCTGGCATTCGCCCGTACTCGTGATAACGAGATCGTGGCAAAACTGTTTAACGAACTGGGCCCGCGTTTCGCGAGCCGTGCCGGTGGTTACACTCGCATTCTGAAGTGTGGCTTCCGTGCAGGCGACAACGCGCCGATGGCTTACATCGAGCTGGTTGATCGTTCAGAGAAAGCAGAAGCTGCTGCAGAGTAA
- the mscL gene encoding large-conductance mechanosensitive channel protein MscL: protein MSFIKEFREFAMRGNVVDLAVGVIIGAAFGKIVSSLVADIIMPPLGLLIGGIDFKQFALTLREAQGDVPAVVMHYGVFIQNVFDFVIVAFAIFMAIKLINRLNRKKKEEPAAPAAPSKEEVLLTEIRDLLKAQNNRTL from the coding sequence ATGAGTTTTATTAAAGAATTTCGCGAATTTGCGATGCGCGGAAATGTAGTGGATTTGGCTGTGGGTGTAATTATTGGTGCGGCGTTTGGCAAGATCGTTTCATCTCTGGTTGCCGATATCATCATGCCACCCCTGGGGCTGTTAATTGGCGGGATCGATTTTAAACAATTCGCCTTAACGCTACGTGAAGCACAAGGTGATGTCCCTGCTGTGGTAATGCACTATGGCGTATTCATTCAAAACGTATTTGATTTTGTGATTGTTGCTTTCGCCATCTTCATGGCTATCAAGCTTATCAACAGATTAAATCGTAAGAAAAAAGAAGAACCGGCCGCCCCGGCTGCGCCATCAAAAGAAGAAGTACTGCTTACTGAAATTCGTGACTTGCTGAAAGCGCAGAACAACCGCACTTTGTGA
- a CDS encoding DUF1992 domain-containing protein, translating into MWLLDQWAERHILDAQRQGEFDNLPGNGQPLILDDDSHVPADLRAGYRMLKNAGCLPPEIEQRKEAIELSHLLTTVRQGSAEHSDYTHRLALLELKLRQAGVSTEFLHGDYANRLMQKINEE; encoded by the coding sequence ATGTGGTTACTCGACCAATGGGCAGAGAGACACATTCTGGATGCTCAACGTCAGGGTGAATTTGATAACCTGCCCGGCAACGGCCAGCCTTTGATACTGGATGATGATTCACATGTACCTGCTGACCTGCGTGCCGGCTATCGCATGTTGAAAAATGCCGGTTGTCTCCCTCCTGAAATTGAACAGCGTAAAGAGGCTATTGAGTTGTCTCACTTGCTCACTACCGTCAGGCAGGGTTCTGCAGAACATTCGGACTACACTCATCGTCTTGCCCTGCTGGAGCTTAAACTTCGACAGGCGGGAGTCAGTACTGAATTTTTGCATGGCGATTACGCCAATCGGTTAATGCAAAAAATAAATGAGGAGTAG
- the zntR gene encoding Zn(2+)-responsive transcriptional regulator, whose amino-acid sequence MYRIGEIAKLADVTPDTIRYYEKQQMMEHEIRTEGGFRLYTDKDLQRLKFIRHARQLGFTLESIRELLSIRIDPEHHTCQESKSIVQTRLSEVEARIEELQTMRLSLQRLNDACCGTAHSSVYCSILETLEQGANGGSRGC is encoded by the coding sequence ATGTATCGTATTGGTGAGATTGCGAAGCTGGCTGACGTCACGCCTGATACTATTCGTTATTACGAAAAGCAACAGATGATGGAGCATGAGATTCGCACTGAAGGTGGCTTTCGGTTATATACCGATAAGGATCTTCAGCGTCTGAAATTTATTCGTCATGCCCGACAGCTGGGGTTTACGCTGGAGTCGATCCGCGAGTTGCTGTCGATACGCATCGATCCTGAACATCACACATGTCAGGAGTCGAAAAGCATTGTGCAGACGAGGCTGAGTGAAGTCGAAGCGCGCATTGAAGAACTACAAACCATGCGTCTCTCGTTGCAGAGGCTGAATGATGCGTGCTGCGGTACCGCACACAGTAGCGTTTATTGTTCTATTCTGGAAACCCTTGAACAAGGGGCAAATGGCGGGTCTCGCGGATGTTGA